GTCACGGGTGGTCTGCCATTTCCTTGCGGTAGCGAAACCACCGCCACCGCGCCCGCGAAGGTTAGCTTTCCTGACTTCTTCGAGCACCTCGACCGGAGACATCTTAAAGATGGCTTTGACCAAGGCAGAGTAACCGCCCAACGCGATGTAATCATTGACGTTGTTGGGGTCAATCCTGGAGTTGTCCGCCAGCAGAAGGCGTAGCTGCTTTTTGTAGAACGGGACTTCGCTCTCGTGGACCGCTTGCTGCCCGGTGTTCGGGTCGACATATAGCAGCCGGTCAATAATCTTGCCGCTGACAATGGTATCCGAGACTATCTCGGCCACGTCCTTCGGCCTGACGCGCTGATAGAGGATGTTTTCCGGTTCGATAACAACCAGCGGCCCTCTCTCACAGAAGCCGGGGCACCCTGTGACCCTGATATCTACCCCGGAGCTCAACCCCCGCGACTCCACCTCACTCCTGAAGGCAGCGATGAGTTCCTCGGCTCCCAGGGCAAGACAGCCCGTACCGCCGCAGATGGTCAGGCACCGCCGGCTGGTGTCCCGGCTCCGCACTATCGACTCTCTCAGTGCCTCCAACTCCTGTGGGGAACTTAGCCTGTTCAATGTTATGTTCCTCTCTCGCAGTTTCACGGTAGCCTATTTGTACATCGACAGTAAGGGTTTCACCTTGTCAACCGTGATCTCACCCGAATACTTGCCATCAACAATCATTATCGGCCCAAGAGCGCAGGCACCGACACAGTTGACCGTCTCCAGACTGAACCTCAGGTCTTCCGAGGTCTCCCCTGCCTTGATTCCGGTCTCACGCTCTATAGTCTCCAGGATTCGAACCGCTCCACGGACATGGCAGGCAGTGCCCAGGCACACATTGACTGTATGACGACCTCTAGGTGTCAGACTGAAGGCCCGGAAGAACGTGGCAACACCGTATACACGGCTCATCGGGACATCCAGACCGGTACTTATCTCGACCAGGGCTTCCCTGGCAAGATAGCCCAACTCGGCCTGGGTATCCTGCAGAATGGCCACCAGCGAACCCCTGTCATGCTGGTATCTTTCCAGGATTGCGCCTACTGCTTCCCGCACGTGCTCAAGACCGGCTGTCATTGCGCTTTCTCCTTGATTTTCTCGTATTCCTCGACCACCCTTTGCTGTATCTCCCGGATGGTGTCTTCGGATAAATGCCGAAACCGTCCCTGGAGCTTCAGGTAATCCTGCACCGGTTTCAGTTCCGGTAGCTCCATGCTCAGTTTATATTTGCCGTTCTCTATTTCGTACAGAGGAAACACTCCCGTCTGCACTGCCAGCCGACCCAACCTTACCGAGAGGTCCGGGGCTGACCTCCAGCCAGTGGGACAGACGGAGTTGATGTGGATGTAGGCCGGTCCGGGCATCGCCACACCTTTGGCGACTTTTGCCATAAGGTCAAAGGGATAGCTGTGAGAGGCGGTAGCCACATAAGGGATATCGTGGGCGGCGGCAATTGCCGGAACGTTCTTTTTCCATGTCTTCTGCCCGATACTCATCTTGCCCGCGGGGGATGTTGTTGTGGAGGCTCCGAAAGGCGTTGCCGACGACCTCTGGATACCGGTGTTCATATAGGCTTCGTTGTCAAAGCAGATGTAGAGGAAGTCGTGTCCCCTCTCCAGCGCCCCGGACAGTGCCTGGATTCCGATGTCGCTGGTGCCGCCATCACCGGCCATAGCGACCACCTTGGTCCCCGTGTCAGGACGCTTTCCTTTTCTCGCCATGGCCTTCAACGCCGACTCTACTCCCGAGGCAACCGCGGCCGTGTTCTCAAAGAGGGTATGTATCCAGGGCATTCGCCACGCTGTCATGGGGAACTGGGATGAGACAACCTCCATGCAGCCGGTGGCATTGGCTATTATCACGTTCTGAGGAAGGGCTTTACAGGCAAGTCTGACCGCCAGCGCCTCACCGCAACCGATGCAGGCCCGATGACCCGGGGCAAACGGTTCTCTCTTCGGTACCAGGCGAGAAGCATAAACATTGTAATTCTGCATCACTCTCTCACCCCGTATATCTCGTATTCCTGCTCAGCACCCGTCTCGGCAATCTCCATTCCCCGGGCGACCATCTCCTCAAACCCGGCAACGGTTATGTCCCGGCCACCCAGACCGGCAATGAAACCGGTTACCTTTGGCCTCTTCTCCTCATCATACAGAGCTGCCCGCACCTCGGAGCAGAAGGGACCACCCGGGCCTCCGAAGGAAATCGCCCGGTCCACAACGACCAGGAGGTCCGCATCTCTGACGGCATTGCGAAACTCTGCAAATGGGAACGGGCGCCACAGGCGCAGTTGCACCAGCCCGACATCCTTCCCTTCATCCCGCATCTTGTCCACGGCGGCGGAGGCAGTATCACCGATGCTGCCCATGGTAAGAAGCAGTGTTTTCGCTCCCTCGGAGCGATAGTGCTCCAGCGGACCGTACTTGCGGCCGAATTCCTTCTCGAACCGGTCCCAGTGTTCCAGGATAACCGGCATGGCTCCCCTCAGGTTCACATCCTGTGCCTTCTTTGCCTCCGGGTACAGGACAGGCGGGGCGAAGGCACCCATTGTCACCGGTCTTTCCGTATCCAGTGGCAGTGGGTAGTCGTAGGGCGGGAGAAACTGGTCCACTTCCTCCTGAGACGGCATGATGATGGGCTCTATCACGTGCGTCAGGTAGAACCCGTCAACGTGGACCATCACCGGCAGCAGCACCCTGCGGTCCTCACCTATGGCGAAGGCACAGATTATGTTATCAACTGCTTCCTGTCCGTTGGCAGCGACTATCTGTATCCAGCCGGTGTCACGCACCGACATCAGGTCGGACTGGTCACCCCAGACGTTAAGCGGTCCAGATAGCGCCCTGTTGGCTACCGACATAATCACCGGCAACCGCATCGAAGAGGCGACATAGAGCACCTCGTGCATCAACTCCAGCCCCTGTCCGGCAGTAGCCGTAAAGGTACGTGCGCCGGTGGCCACCGCGCCCAGACAGGCACTCATTGCCGAGTGTTCCGACTCAACAGGGATATACTCGGCATCGAGTTCGCCATTGGCAACCAGTTCCGCGAGGTGTTCCACGATGTGCGTCTGGGGCGTAATCGGATAGGCCGCAACAACATCCACGTTGGACAGCATGGCGGCCTCAGCGATAGCCTGTGAAACCTCTATGCCTATCCTCTCACCCATCATTCAGTCTCCTCAACCATGGTTATAACTCCGGTAGGGCACTCGCGGGCACAGATGCCGCATCCCTTGCACCAGTACATATTAGCGATGAAGTAGCCACCGGCGTCCTGTTCGATACATCCTTCGGGGCAGAACACCTGGCATATCCCACACTTAATACACCTGTCAGTATTATAGGTGGGTGCCTGCGACCGCCAGTCGCCAGTCTTGTATTCGGCAGTGTTGCCCGGCTCGGTGACTATCGCGCCAATTTCTATATCCTTCCAGGTTATTTCGTCTTCCTTCTTGCTCAAGTCAACCTCGCTCCTTTACTACGGTTTCCTTAAAAGCCCGTTTCATGGCGTTGATGTTTCTCTCCGCGAGCCGTTCGAATCTCTGCTGTAATGGTACCACCAGGGAGTCTGTCTTGACCACGGCAATAGCCCGGAGCAGCGCCCCCAGCATCGTGGTATTCACTATCGGGACTCCCAGTTCCTCCCGGGCTATCTTGATAGCATCGACAGCAGCCAGCTTCCACTTAGTCCCGAACTCAGCCTCTACTTCTGCCATCGTCCTGGACGTATTGAGTACCAGTATCCCACTATCCTTGAGTCCGGAGGTAACGTCGATTATGCGTAGCAGTGTGGGGTCAAGCACTATCACGATATCGGGTTCGTCAACATCTGCTCTTACCCTGATTGGCTTACTGCTGTTTATCCGGTCGAAGGCTTGTACCGGTGCTCCTCTCCGCTCCGGTCCGAACTTGGGGAAGGCCTGAGCATACTTCCCCTCGTTGATGGCTGCCCGCGCCAGGAGCTCCGCCGAAGTAACCGCTCCCTGGCCGCCACGGCCGTGCCACCTGATTTCAACAAGCTCGTTTGTTTCTGTCAATTCGGCCTCCATATCAACAATGGTATAGCCCCCAATTACTCAGCTACTGTAAAGTACCCCTGGAGCGATTCGAACGCTCGCACCCAGCTCCGGAGGCTGGTGCTCTATCCAACTGAGCTACAGGGGCATATGCGCTTAAATGTAAAAACTCCTCCCATTTTCCCATGATAACCTATCTCATGCAGGCAAGGCAACATACAAGGTTCTTTTTCACTATTTGGAGTGTGCTGAAAAACCCTTTCGACCAATCCCGTGCGAGCGCCCCTCAGAAGGGGCGGAGCCCATCTGGACTCCCCTTTTTCATCACCCTGCCAGGTCGCGTTCCCGCTCCCCATCCTTGCACACGGTGAGTCCCACTCCTGCTAGGCATATCTCACAATAAGGTACAGCCAGCACAGGGCTACCACACCGACCATTGCCGGCAAAGCATACTTGCAGAAGCGGCCCCAGCTAATGGGATAGCCTTCCCTGGCAGCAACCGCCGTGCCGACCACATTGGCCGAAGCGCCAATCGGGGTAGCATTACCACCGATATCGGACCCCAGGGCCAGGGTCCACGCCAGTGTCGGTAAAGGCAGACCCGAACCGGCCAGATTCCGAAGTACCGGAATCATTGTTGCTGCAAAAGGAATGTTATCCACTATCGCCGAGGCAAAGGCGGATATCCAGAGAATCATGGGTATCACTATCATGAGATTCCCACCGGAGACATCTGCGATGAATTGCGCCAGGACCTCCAGTACGCCGGTTTCCTCCAGCCCGCCGACACATACGAACAGCCCGATGAAGAAGAGCAGTGTCTTCCAGTCCACTCTCTTAATGAGGTGCGCAGCATTTCTGAACCCTGCTATCAGAGTAAGAATGGCGGCGATTACGCCTATCAGAGCTACCGATATACCGGTCTCTGCGTGGGTGACGATTAATAGCACCACGAGTGCGAAGATTCCGGTATTGATTCTGAATAACCGCGGGTTGACTATTGCATCCCCTGGTTCCGGGTAGGATTCCGCCTCAACTTTGCCCTGAGAAGCCTTGAGCGCCTTTCGGAAGGCAAAGTAGAAAAAGACCAGGGTTGCTATCATACCTATCCAGGCGATAACACCGGTATTGGTAACGAAGTCGAAGAAAGAGTAACCGAAGGCAGTACCGATAATGATGTTAGGCGGGTCGCCACTCATGGTAGCGCTGCCACCGACATTGGAGGCGAAGATTTCGGCGATAATTATCGGTACCGGGTCGAATTTGAGCAGGCGGGCCAGCTCGATGGTAACCGTTGCCATGAACAGCAGCACGGTAATGCTGTCAATAAACATTGCCAGGAAACCGGAGAGCAGCATGAAGGATATCAGTATCGGAACGACCTGGTAGTCGACCAGCTTGGCAACCCGAAGGCAGAGCCAGCGAAAGAAACCCACCTCACCCAGTCCCTCGACCATCACCATCATACCGCCGATGAAGACGATGGTCTGCCAGTTGATGCCGCTGGACTCGAAGTGGCCTTCACCGGGGACCCAGAAGGCAGGCTGAAGAATCTGCCCGAAGCTGAGAACATTCAGGACAGATTCCGGGCTTCGCATGACGATGAGGAAGACTATTACGATGGTGAGGCTGCCGCCAATAAGGGCCGGAATAAACCGGTGCCATTTATCACTTATTATGGCAATAAACATCACCACAAAGATGACAATGGCAAGTATCTGGCTGAGTAGTTCCATATCGATAAAAGCTGCTTCCTGCCCCTTCAAGGCAATACTATAAAGGCACGTGCTGCTACAGTAATAATATTATCAGAAAGCGGATGGCCAGAAAAGCGCCGCACCCGTCACGGCTCATCCCCCAACCCCGGAGGTGAACAGTGCATATGCCCCGTACACGTAGAGACCTAGCAGCAGCACGGCATACCAACTGATAACACGGAATGTCTTTCTCTTCTGGCGGAATCGAAGAGCGATGAGAACAACAATGCTCATCACTATTGCCACAACAGCGCTGGTGATATGAGCCTTTGATACTGAAGAGAGAATAGAGCCATCGGTATAGAATATATCGATGAGGAAGATTTTAGCGATATTTATCATATTGGCACCCAATACGTCAGCGACTGCCATATCGATAGCGCCCAGACGGACAGCGGCAATGGTAAGCGCCAGCTCCGGCATTGAAGTGGAGATAGCCAGGAACAAAGTCCCGACAAAGCTAGCACCCAGACCGGTAGTGGCGGCAATTTCTTCGCCAATGAATGCTAACCAGATTCCACTGCCAATAACCGCCAGCCCGGCCAGTGTGAACTTCAACCACACTTCTCTCATGGTGATATGGCTGTATCGTGTATTGGCAACCGGTGGTGACGCCACCTGGCCTTCCCGCGCAGAGCGAAGTGTCCACCTCACGCCTATCAGATATACCACGATGGCGAGGATGCTCGGGATACCTATCCATCCCAGAACCAGTCCGGAAATCCTTTCGCCGAAAAAGATGCTCACTGCGGCAAGAGCAACAAGTAAGATGCCCATCACCACTGACATTATATGGTTCGGGCTTACCTTGCTCAGAATGGGTGCCTGTCTGTATATTATGTCCAGCAAAGCCACGATAAGGACATTGAAGATACAGCTTCCCATGATAGTACCTATGGCGAGGTCGGGAATCTTGACCAGAGCAACCGCACTTATTCCGGTGGCGAGTTCAGGCACAGAGGTAATGAAAGCCAGCAGCAGGAGGCCGATCCATATATGGCCAAGACGCGTTTTCTCAGCAAGCGCATCTCCGTACCGGGCCAGTTTTGTCCCGGCAAACAGGATGATAACAAGGCTCAATATAAACTTCAGCCAGACTAGCCAGACCAATTACAAACACTCCCCGGGAAAATACCGGCAGGCAAGGCAAAAGATGACATATGCTCTCCATTATACCCGTTTTGTTGCCTCAATACACTTCTTTATACTCGTCCGGAAAATCAGTGACACTACCCTAAAAACTCGTCATCGCTGCAGGGAGTTGTGTCAGCCTTCCGGCTGAACGAGAACAGTAAAATTTTTCTACCAAAATCCTGTTGCTTCCTAGTCTGCCTTTTGCTATACTCTGAGCATGTCACTTTTCCTCTCTGCATTCCACCTTGTCCTCAGAAGGAGTCTGGCTAACTGGAAGCTCCTTTCCTGTGTAATCATCGGAGTAGTGGTAGCAGTCGCCCTTGTCTCCAGCACACCCCTCTATTCCAATACCCTCAGCGACCTCGGGCTGTCACGCTCGCTGAATGAGAAGCCCATAGAACTTATCAACGTCCAGGTTTACGCTCCGAGCTATCCAATCAATATCGATGAATACCAGAGGAACTGGGGGGTCATCCGCAATCAGGTCTCCAGGAACATCGGCTCAGTGGTGCGGCAGGAAGAGCAGTACATCAAGACCCAGACCTTCTACGCCGGCTGGGCGGACCGCCCCATACCCACCGACCCTAACAGGCCGAAGGGTCATTTCCAGGTATTCACCAACATGGACAAGCACATCAACCTGATTGATGGGCGCTATCCTGAACCGTTCCCTGCCGGACTCGAGCCGGAGGAATTACTTGAGCCCGGTCTTGAGATCGAGGCCATGATAGGAAGCACTGCGGCCGAACTCTTTGATGTATGGGTTGGTGACCGGCTTGTCCTGCTCTACGGTTGGGGGAAATACCCGGTCCGGCTCACCGTCCGGCTCACAGGCATCATCGACCCTATCGACCCCGAAGAGGAGTTCTGGTTCCTTAACAGTGACCTCTTTGCGCTGCAAGGGGATAGTGGCGAGATAGAAGGACCCACAGCCCCTCTCTTCATTCCGGAACAGACACTGTTCGAAGGTATAGGGCGCCTGGTACCCAACCTTAAAGCAACCTACAACTGGTACTACTACCTTGACACCACTAAAATCACCTCAGCCAACGCAGCCGCCATCAAGAGAGGCGTCCAGCGCATGGAGAGCCAGATAATCGCCGATCTGCCCCGTAGCTCGGCGTTTACCCAACTGAACAGCATTATTGCTACCTACGAACAGAAACTGCTCTTCACCCAGATACCCCTGTTCCTGCTCATCTTCCAGATTGTCGGTATTATCCTTTACTACGTGGTTACCGTGGCCAATATGGTCATCGACCAGCAGGCCGGTGAAATCGCTCTCCTCAGAAGTCGGGGTGCCAGCACCGGGCAAATCATGGGCATCTATTTTATGGAAGGCCTGATGATAAGCGCCCTGGGAGGAGTAGTGGGGCCGTTTCTTGGCGCCCTTGTCTTTACACTCCTTGGTAAGACGGCACCGTTTCTGCCCCTGACCGGAGGGGGTTTACTGGAAATCCGGTTCTCCTCTATGGTCTTTATACTGGCTGCGGTTGCAGCCGTTCTCTGCCTGATTGCCATGCTATTCCCGGCTATGCGGGCAGCACGCATGGGAGTCGTTTCCCAGAGGCAGAATATCGCCCGCCCACCGCGAGCACCTTTCTGGCAGCGTTATTACCTGGATATTATGCTGCTGGTGGTTGGTGGTATTCTATTCTGGGAGCTAAGGGAGCGCGGGACACTAACATCCCAGAACTTCTTCGGTGAAGTAGGTATAGACCCCCTTCTACTGGTCACACCGATACTGTTCATGGTTGCCGCAGCAATAATATTCCTTCGCCTGTTCCCCCTCATTATCGCCCTGGCAGCACGGATCAGCCGCTATACTTCCAATACCGCGGTGGTACTGAGCTTGCGC
Above is a genomic segment from Dehalococcoidales bacterium containing:
- the porB gene encoding pyruvate synthase subunit PorB; this encodes MQNYNVYASRLVPKREPFAPGHRACIGCGEALAVRLACKALPQNVIIANATGCMEVVSSQFPMTAWRMPWIHTLFENTAAVASGVESALKAMARKGKRPDTGTKVVAMAGDGGTSDIGIQALSGALERGHDFLYICFDNEAYMNTGIQRSSATPFGASTTTSPAGKMSIGQKTWKKNVPAIAAAHDIPYVATASHSYPFDLMAKVAKGVAMPGPAYIHINSVCPTGWRSAPDLSVRLGRLAVQTGVFPLYEIENGKYKLSMELPELKPVQDYLKLQGRFRHLSEDTIREIQQRVVEEYEKIKEKAQ
- a CDS encoding NAD(P)H-dependent oxidoreductase subunit E, whose product is MTAGLEHVREAVGAILERYQHDRGSLVAILQDTQAELGYLAREALVEISTGLDVPMSRVYGVATFFRAFSLTPRGRHTVNVCLGTACHVRGAVRILETIERETGIKAGETSEDLRFSLETVNCVGACALGPIMIVDGKYSGEITVDKVKPLLSMYK
- a CDS encoding ArsB/NhaD family transporter codes for the protein MELLSQILAIVIFVVMFIAIISDKWHRFIPALIGGSLTIVIVFLIVMRSPESVLNVLSFGQILQPAFWVPGEGHFESSGINWQTIVFIGGMMVMVEGLGEVGFFRWLCLRVAKLVDYQVVPILISFMLLSGFLAMFIDSITVLLFMATVTIELARLLKFDPVPIIIAEIFASNVGGSATMSGDPPNIIIGTAFGYSFFDFVTNTGVIAWIGMIATLVFFYFAFRKALKASQGKVEAESYPEPGDAIVNPRLFRINTGIFALVVLLIVTHAETGISVALIGVIAAILTLIAGFRNAAHLIKRVDWKTLLFFIGLFVCVGGLEETGVLEVLAQFIADVSGGNLMIVIPMILWISAFASAIVDNIPFAATMIPVLRNLAGSGLPLPTLAWTLALGSDIGGNATPIGASANVVGTAVAAREGYPISWGRFCKYALPAMVGVVALCWLYLIVRYA
- a CDS encoding 2-oxoacid:acceptor oxidoreductase family protein, whose amino-acid sequence is MTETNELVEIRWHGRGGQGAVTSAELLARAAINEGKYAQAFPKFGPERRGAPVQAFDRINSSKPIRVRADVDEPDIVIVLDPTLLRIIDVTSGLKDSGILVLNTSRTMAEVEAEFGTKWKLAAVDAIKIAREELGVPIVNTTMLGALLRAIAVVKTDSLVVPLQQRFERLAERNINAMKRAFKETVVKERG
- a CDS encoding 4Fe-4S binding protein, giving the protein MSKKEDEITWKDIEIGAIVTEPGNTAEYKTGDWRSQAPTYNTDRCIKCGICQVFCPEGCIEQDAGGYFIANMYWCKGCGICARECPTGVITMVEETE
- a CDS encoding transketolase C-terminal domain-containing protein, translating into MMGERIGIEVSQAIAEAAMLSNVDVVAAYPITPQTHIVEHLAELVANGELDAEYIPVESEHSAMSACLGAVATGARTFTATAGQGLELMHEVLYVASSMRLPVIMSVANRALSGPLNVWGDQSDLMSVRDTGWIQIVAANGQEAVDNIICAFAIGEDRRVLLPVMVHVDGFYLTHVIEPIIMPSQEEVDQFLPPYDYPLPLDTERPVTMGAFAPPVLYPEAKKAQDVNLRGAMPVILEHWDRFEKEFGRKYGPLEHYRSEGAKTLLLTMGSIGDTASAAVDKMRDEGKDVGLVQLRLWRPFPFAEFRNAVRDADLLVVVDRAISFGGPGGPFCSEVRAALYDEEKRPKVTGFIAGLGGRDITVAGFEEMVARGMEIAETGAEQEYEIYGVRE
- a CDS encoding NAD(P)H-dependent oxidoreductase subunit E; this translates as MNRLSSPQELEALRESIVRSRDTSRRCLTICGGTGCLALGAEELIAAFRSEVESRGLSSGVDIRVTGCPGFCERGPLVVIEPENILYQRVRPKDVAEIVSDTIVSGKIIDRLLYVDPNTGQQAVHESEVPFYKKQLRLLLADNSRIDPNNVNDYIALGGYSALVKAIFKMSPVEVLEEVRKANLRGRGGGGFATARKWQTTRD